Within Phycodurus eques isolate BA_2022a chromosome 7, UOR_Pequ_1.1, whole genome shotgun sequence, the genomic segment accatgctcataactcagTTTACTCAAACTAAGTGTCACAATTGAAAGGAATtaaatccattccagcccctccccccaaaaaatattacatttttaagaaagaaaaatagcactgaattgttgaaaacataataaaagagaatgtaaagaaataaactggctttaaaaagtgtaattactgtatgtgcagtaGTATCCATGTGTTGGCTGTGTGCCTTATAAGGGGGTGTGGCTTAGTGAGGGCATTGGGCGCTGGAGTCTGTAAATCGGCGTGTGAGcatctgggcgtgagttgtggtcTACAGCACCTCCTTTAGCTCATTTCATATTTGTTATGATGgactgtttgtcctgttcaatacATGTCTAAAAGTGCCTCGATGACTGTGGCTCTTCTTGCCCACATGTGAGTACAGTACCGTAATTGctaaaaatgtttcactttacTCGAGGGGCGACATCCGAAGCTCGCTTGTTTGTCAagttttggctcacaacacacaGCAAAAAATCACTCCCACACAAAGATGAAGATGGCTGCTGGTCATTGGCTAAATGTTGGGCAGGTGATACTTGTGCTTGGCCGGCTTCTTGCCGTCCGGCGCAGGTGACATGTTGCTGTTTGTTAACTGTGGCAGGTATTGAGCCTAGCAGACACACAAAGAGGAACACCATCAGTGTAAAAGTTTCATGTTTCTCTGCTTTCCATACCCAAATTTTATTTCACTTGGCTAAATAGTGTATCGTatatgggttaaataaaaattttattaatttaggagaaaagaatgagctggaagcgacgcctgcgttacttccggtttagcgtaattttaaattacagcgttataaatgaAGCTATTTTAGTAAAAGGGGCACCGCAtcgctttttatgtggataaaatttaggggaagtgacgagaaacctttttatcagtctcgtaatctgaaggttgctacactttctgaaatgttgataagagttctagaccGCCATAGGTTTGtttcctcgaacccaaacacacacaacaatgcaggcttatggaaaatttaatgatctaacatggggaatctacagggaaggaatacagaaaaacacaaaacaaacaaagtacagacgaacattggcaaaggaagctgacttgtgatgtgagattgcTAATGCGCATGGGGTGTCAATGCGTATAGCTGGAATTTAAAAccaaaatatgcactaatctgtacatTTAGTAGACTTACGTGTGTTGACCAATTCAGGCAGGCAGGTCGACCTTCAGGGGGTTGGAAAGAGTGCTCAAGAGGGATGGTTTGCaggaaaaggaaggaaagagaaaaagatgCACTTCAAGTGCAGGTGGGCCGGCGCTGGCAGTGGCAATGCTTGCCACGCGGTCAGGGAAAACTCGCACCACAattccttcccaacggagccTCGTCCGTAAACTTCCCTACACCTAAAAGGGTAGCTTTGGGGAGCTGGCAGGTGCTCCCTGCGGTCCACGCTTGGCAGCGTGGCAGGGAGGTTCAGTGTCTCCCAGCCTCCGCCACCTCATGGTGAGGTTGGGGGCTCCCCGGCCTGGGCCAGGCCTTCGGCAGGTGGaacaatgagagagagagagagagtcaaagGAGCTCGGCCTTTTATCCGCTTAGGAGAGCGAGGCCGGCCCCTTTTGACCAAATTTATGGCAGACCGCGCCTCTAGAATTGCATTTCATCTTCGtataatttgtggtttaaaaccagtggaataaaatattcattattggatttaagataatgAGACCATTGTCCCGCTTTGCATTGTCGCAtgcccatcctctttaatccctgtaacgaatgtttcagatgttatgtgattgttgaCAACAttataatatttgcaatgtggcattcgtGTTGTGGGGTGAACATTTCATTtcacagatttgacatcagatattcaagtttgcagaaatacagtcacttgTGGCGTTCCCATGTAAAGTTCTAAACCCGCATTTGCAGTGATATTCCGCCACCTGTGTGCTTCGCTAGTACCCCGTCCATTGTCCCGGTCTGGCTAGGAGGTGTCGTGGCACGCAGCAGGGAGGAGACATCTTTGTTGGTGAGGCTCTCcaggctggctggtggtggaagttaattaatttcgGGTCTAGCACCTGTATATCAGCTTGTCCCACTCACCCCTGTCTGTCTGCGGCGGGGGCCTTTGTCGTGGCGTCTCCCGGGACGATTTTCCCCCTCGCGGGGCCAGCCGGCAGCACCGTCCTCGGGGATGTAGGGCAGCACCAGTAGCTCCTCGCATGACAGCCTGAGTGAGGGATCCATCGCCAGGCACGACTACACACAGACAAGTACATACTAGCCGTGGAACGGTTCACAAAATCCATGGTTTGGTTTGTATCTCAGTTTTGTGGTCTCGGTTCGGTTCGGTATACGttcttggaaaaataaattgcCTTGTATAGTTAGGTTCAAAGTTAAAGTATGTTCATAGCATTTataaattatattgttttattgtattataacAATTTAACTTACTTTTTATTaatcagaaatatatatttgctgttATATCTTTATATCAGGGGcacatagtgacaggcagaacaattaaatgctcttccattggatggcaaaaggtacaataaacctgttgcCGTTCATACAACAAAACAAGTCATGGCTCCCTACAAAtacatcagctttgtgttcaactaaataaacccgtattttacagagtaaaatacatttgtgactaaattgaGACTATAATTAATtaagtattcatactttttatatttatgtttcatGGTTTAccttgaggcggcacggtggacgactggttagagcgtctgcctcacagttctggggccggggttcaatccccggccccgactgtgtggagtttgtatgttcttcccgtgcctgcgtgggttttctccgggcactccggtttcctcccacatcccaaaaacatgcatggtaggtgatttgacgactcaaaattgcccgtaggtgtgactgtgagcgcgaatggttgtttgtttgtatgtgcccagcgattggctggcaaccagttcagggtgtaccccgcctcctgcccgatgatagctgggattggctccaccacgcccgcgaccctagtgaggagaagcggctcagaaaatggatggatggatggatggatttaccttgaggtttttctaatgtaaaataggtgccttggctcaacaaaggtctACTGATGATAATAATTTGTGAATGAGCTCAGTTTATGCATAGATTTGCAACATTGATACATGCTTCAAGCCAGGCCCATAAATATTGGAACATGGATACAATtgtcatctttttggctctaaacaccaccacaatggatttgaaatgaaacaatcaaGATGTGCTTCAACTACAGACTTTCAGGCTTTAATTTgtgggtatttacatccaaatctgGTAAATCGTGTAGGAGTTAAAACAGTTTGTGTATATGCCGCCCACTTTTTAGGGGCTAGCATGCTAGCATTGCGTATTCTCAGGCGAAGCAGTTTCCGCGGTAATGAGAACACCTCTGTCAGTCATGAACAAAGTGATTTCCAGCGAGTTTGCTACAATATGTAGCATTAGCAcatagtaggctttacacgatcaggatttttggggccgatcagcgagtttaaaaaaaacgataaccgatcaccgatccgatcacacggtggagcaatgtgtctatttaaatgacttgttcatttactgtatatacttgtgtacttaattgctcaaaaaattatatttaaaataaataatgtatcttgtATAAAtaatgttcatctatttatgccagtgaggcatagtgacagacagaacatatggtcttctattagatggcaggaagtacatacactaattaatgtatccactttttgtgacatttttgtttgttggtgcgccgtgagatttttcaattgtaaaatatgttccttggcttcataaaggttggaaatcactgctctagtcagattgtgtattctaatcagtcaggtcaaaccaacattacaacatgacagaaataatgggtgccaacttacttactttattgtaattaaattacttcacacacaccaaaaactttggagcatgattcgacagaacgcctgcatgttcgattacaaccattagtgctagcactagcttactAGGGTACATaaagttttgttgcctgcttacgAGCCATatcgtacaaccccaattacaatgaagttgggacgttgtgttgaacataaataaaaacagaataaaatgatttgaaaatcatgttcaacctatatttaattgaatacactacaaagacaagatatttaattgaatacactacaaagacaagatatttaatgttcaaactgataaactttattaattctatggctgcaacacgttctaaaaagctgagacaggtggcaaaaaagactgacaaagttgaggaatgctcatcaaacacctgtttggaacatcccacaggtgaacagactaattgggaacaggtgggtgccatgattgggtataaaaggagcttccctgaattgctcagtcattcacaagcaaagatggggcgaggttcaagtacgtgagaaaatcgtcaaacagtttaaggacaatgttcctcaacgtacaattgcaaggaatttagggatttcatcatctagggtccataatatcatcaaaaggttcagagaatctggagaaatcactgcatataagtggcaaggccaaaaactaacattgaatgcccgtgaccttcgatcccttaggcgatccaaaaaccaacatcaatgtgtaaaggatatcgccacatgggctcagggacacttcagaaaaccaatgtcagtactacagttcggcgctacatccgtaagtgcaacttgaaacaatactatgcaaagcaaaagccatttatcaacaacacccagaaacgccgctggcttctctcctgagctcatctaagatggactgatgcaaagtggaaaagtgttctgtcgtccgacgagtccacatttcaaattgtttttggaaattgtggacgtcgtgtcctccgggccaaagaggaaaagaaccatctggactgttatggaagcaaagttcaaaagccagcatctgtgatggtatggggctgtgtttgtgccaatggcattggtaacttacacatctgtgaaggcaccattaatgctgaaagatacatacaggttttggagaaacatatgctgccatccaagcaacgtcttgttAATGGAtgctcctgcttatttcagcaagacaataccaaaccacattatgcacgtgttacaacagcgtcgcttcatagtaaaacagtgcgggtgctagactggcctgcctgcagtccagacctgtctcccattgaaaatgtgtggcacattatgaagcgtaaaatacgacagcgGAGACCGTGGGCTGTTGAAgatctgaagctgtacatcaagcaagaatgggaaagaattccagcttcaaagtttcaacaattagtgtcctcagttcccaaacctttattaaatgttaaaagaaaatgtgatgtaacacagtggtaaacatgaacctttctcaggttttttggaacgtgttgcagccataaaattataagttaatgattattttctaaaaacaataaagttcatcggtttgaacattaaatatcttgtctttgtagtgtattcaattaaatataggttgaacattatttgcaaatcattgtattctgtttttatttatgtttaacacaacgtcccaacttcattggaattggggttgtacatgcatcccaaaaacatgcatgattggttcattgaagactttaaattgtctaattgtatgaatgtgaatggttgtgtcaatatgtgctctgcaattgactAGTCCAGtcccgtttttgttttgtccaacTGCAACCCTAGTAAGTgtgctagaaaatggatggaaaatttgAACATACCTTCATGACTTGGAGAGCCTGGGATGATGCACCAGCGAATCGCTTTTCAAGAGTTTCCTGTGAGTAAGAACATGAGTGACACCATCAACACCTCTTACAGTATGTTTGAAGAAACAAAGTTTCAGTGGCAATGGGAATCATACCGTGGTGTCAGGTTCAGGAATACTGACTCCACTGAAGAAAACATTAGACCGGAACACCTGCTGGTGTCGAGGGATGAGGTCTCCTGTAATGAGGAAGGATCATGAAGAAGTCCCACAGTCTCACCTGTGGAATCTTTCGGAAACGGGTTGCGGTATACCGAGAGTTTTCCGGATGAGGTAGAGCTGGTCCACGTCGGACTTCCCGGGCCAGAGCGGACTCCCGCTGAGCAGCTCGGCAAAGACGCATCCCAGCGCCCATACATCCACGGCAGGTCCATACTGAGTGTCCCCGACCAACAGCTCTGGAGCCCGATACCAGCGGGTCGCCACATAGTCTGTGTAGTCGTCCTCTGGTCCAGCTGagaccacaaca encodes:
- the LOC133405001 gene encoding cyclin-dependent kinase-like 1, whose product is MEKYEKLAKIGEGSYGVVFKCRNRDTDQIVAVKKFVESEDDPIIKKIALREIRMLKQLKHVNLVNLLEVFRRKRRLHLVFEFCEQTVLNELEKHPRGVPEAKLKSIVWQTLQAVNFCHKHNCIHRDVKPENILLTKTGVIKLCDFGFARILTGPEDDYTDYVATRWYRAPELLVGDTQYGPAVDVWALGCVFAELLSGSPLWPGKSDVDQLYLIRKTLGDLIPRHQQVFRSNVFFSGVSIPEPDTTETLEKRFAGASSQALQVMKSCLAMDPSLRLSCEELLVLPYIPEDGAAGWPREGENRPGRRHDKGPRRRQTGAQYLPQLTNSNMSPAPDGKKPAKHKYHLPNI